The following are from one region of the Streptomyces changanensis genome:
- a CDS encoding ABC transporter permease has product MADTVWTSRGRTRRSTRAVRVSTSAVIVAAVVLAVLLVPPLVQLDQQAVDLSLKLRPPSFAHPFGTDDVGRDLLLRCVYGLRVSLLVGLVAALVATVIGTAVGAAAAAFGGWTDRLVMRLVDTFSSVPHLLLGIFIVAMFRPGVWPVIVSVALTHWLSTARIVRSEVLSLRSRPYVDAAVSGGASRWRVTVRHLLPAVLPQAGLAAVLMVPHAMWHESALSFLGLGLPAHQASLGNLVQTARGSLLAGDWWPTLFPGLFLIVPTLAIAGLAGAWRERLNPRRRSELML; this is encoded by the coding sequence ATGGCTGACACCGTCTGGACGTCCCGCGGGCGCACCCGCCGCTCCACCCGCGCCGTCCGCGTCTCCACGTCCGCCGTCATCGTCGCGGCCGTCGTCCTCGCGGTGCTGCTCGTACCGCCCCTGGTCCAGCTCGACCAGCAGGCCGTCGACCTGTCGCTGAAGCTCCGGCCACCGTCGTTCGCGCACCCGTTCGGCACCGACGACGTCGGCCGCGACCTGCTGCTGCGCTGTGTCTACGGCCTGCGCGTCTCGCTCCTCGTCGGCCTGGTCGCCGCGCTCGTCGCCACCGTCATCGGCACGGCCGTGGGCGCGGCCGCCGCCGCCTTCGGCGGCTGGACCGACCGGCTCGTCATGCGGCTCGTCGACACCTTCTCGTCCGTGCCGCACCTGCTGCTCGGCATCTTCATCGTGGCGATGTTCCGCCCCGGCGTGTGGCCGGTCATCGTGTCCGTCGCGCTCACGCACTGGCTGTCCACCGCCCGGATCGTCCGCTCCGAGGTGCTGTCGCTGCGCTCGCGCCCGTACGTCGACGCGGCCGTCTCCGGCGGCGCCTCCCGGTGGCGGGTGACCGTCCGCCACCTGCTGCCCGCGGTCCTCCCGCAGGCCGGCCTCGCCGCGGTGCTGATGGTGCCCCACGCCATGTGGCACGAGTCCGCCCTGTCCTTCCTCGGACTGGGGCTCCCCGCCCACCAGGCCAGCCTCGGCAACCTCGTGCAGACGGCGCGCGGCTCGCTGCTCGCCGGAGACTGGTGGCCGACGCTCTTCCCCGGGCTGTTCCTCATCGTCCCCACGCTCGCCATCGCGGGCCTCGCCGGTGCCTGGCGCGAGCGGCTCAACCCCCGCCGCCGATCGGAGCTGATGCTGTGA
- a CDS encoding ABC transporter ATP-binding protein, which yields MRGGRHVAAVSDASFDLAAGECLALVGESGCGKSVLASALLGLLPGNAQTAGTAVVDGIDLLAADERTLARAVRGRRVGLVPQSPAAHLTPVRTVRAQLEETLRQLAGTPRAELRPAAVAAAGRASFPVDLLDHYPHQLSGGQAQRAATALALVGDAPLLLADEPTTGLDRDLVERTADELRRHTDTGRGLLLITHDLAAAQRIADRVAVMYAGRVVELTAADRFFGAPGPRHPYARGLLAALPERDFAPIPGMPPELDALPDGCAFAPRCPLRSDTCRAVPLLEDGVACHHAPRPHAAEEAPRA from the coding sequence ATGCGCGGCGGCCGCCACGTCGCCGCCGTCAGCGACGCGAGCTTCGACCTCGCGGCGGGGGAGTGCCTGGCACTCGTCGGCGAGAGCGGCTGCGGCAAGTCCGTCCTCGCCTCCGCCCTGCTCGGCCTGCTGCCCGGCAACGCGCAGACCGCCGGCACGGCCGTCGTCGACGGCATCGACCTGCTCGCCGCCGACGAGCGCACCCTCGCCCGGGCCGTCCGCGGCCGGCGCGTCGGCCTCGTCCCGCAGTCCCCGGCGGCCCACCTCACCCCCGTACGGACCGTCCGCGCGCAGCTGGAGGAGACCCTGCGCCAACTGGCGGGCACCCCGCGCGCGGAGCTGCGCCCCGCGGCCGTGGCCGCCGCCGGGCGCGCCTCGTTCCCCGTCGACCTGCTCGACCACTACCCGCACCAGCTCTCCGGCGGCCAGGCGCAGCGTGCCGCCACGGCCCTCGCCCTCGTCGGCGACGCGCCGCTCCTCCTCGCCGACGAACCGACCACCGGGCTCGACCGCGACCTGGTCGAGCGCACCGCGGACGAACTGCGGCGCCACACCGACACCGGCCGGGGCCTGCTCCTGATCACCCACGACCTGGCGGCGGCCCAGCGGATCGCCGACCGCGTCGCCGTCATGTACGCGGGCCGCGTCGTCGAACTGACCGCCGCGGACCGTTTCTTCGGCGCCCCCGGTCCCCGCCACCCGTACGCCCGTGGCTTGCTCGCCGCCCTCCCGGAACGGGACTTCGCCCCGATCCCCGGCATGCCGCCCGAGCTCGACGCCCTGCCCGACGGCTGCGCCTTCGCCCCGCGCTGCCCCCTGCGCAGCGACACCTGCCGGGCGGTACCGCTCCTGGAGGACGGCGTCGCCTGCCACCACGCCCCGCGCCCCCACGCCGCCGAGGAGGCCCCCCGTGCTTGA
- a CDS encoding ABC transporter ATP-binding protein has protein sequence MLELTCLTAGYDPDDPVFRDVSLTVAPGEAVGLLGPSGCGKSTLARVAALLHRPDAGHVTLDGRRARGWRHRAPRDLRTAVGVVFQQPRLSADPRLRLRDLIAEPLRATGRRAETAARTGELARRVGLTEDLLARRPHEVSDGQLQRACLARALVLRPRWLVCDEMTAMLDASTTAALVAVVEEYRREHRAGLLAVGHDHVLLDRWCDRTVHWDALTGAARHETAVPVGV, from the coding sequence GTGCTTGAACTCACTTGCCTCACCGCCGGGTACGACCCCGACGACCCCGTCTTCCGCGACGTGTCGCTCACCGTGGCCCCCGGCGAGGCCGTCGGGCTGCTCGGGCCCAGCGGCTGCGGCAAGTCGACCCTCGCCCGCGTCGCCGCCCTGCTGCACCGCCCCGACGCGGGCCACGTCACCCTCGACGGCCGGCGGGCGCGCGGCTGGCGCCACCGCGCCCCGCGCGACCTGCGCACGGCCGTCGGCGTCGTCTTCCAGCAGCCGCGCCTTTCCGCCGACCCCCGGCTGCGCCTGCGCGACCTGATCGCCGAACCCCTGCGCGCCACCGGCCGCCGCGCCGAGACCGCCGCCCGCACGGGCGAACTGGCCCGCCGCGTGGGGCTCACCGAGGACCTGCTCGCCCGCCGCCCCCACGAGGTCAGCGACGGCCAGCTCCAACGCGCCTGCCTCGCCCGCGCCCTGGTGCTCCGGCCGCGCTGGCTCGTGTGCGACGAGATGACCGCCATGCTCGACGCGTCCACGACGGCGGCGCTGGTCGCCGTGGTCGAGGAGTACCGGCGCGAACACCGGGCCGGGCTCCTCGCCGTCGGCCACGACCACGTCCTCCTCGACCGTTGGTGCGACCGGACCGTGCACTGGGACGCACTGACCGGAGCCGCCCGCCACGAGACGGCCGTCCCGGTCGGCGTGTAA
- a CDS encoding phosphodiester glycosidase family protein: MGCAVTGAGLATPPAAGAATGPARAGASPLPGAAPGARAIAEGVAYRVLDVPSPRGTARVHLVSVDLGVARVSAGLLYPGVVASRARLSALADGAGAVAGLNGDFFNLSESQHPGVTPTGAPVGPAVAGGVALKGAVPRGQRFGPALPPGTNTRMVLGVDARGLARVGELALAGEVRTPSGVLPLGGLNQYALPVGSVGVFTRHWGAVSRLRATCGTDTDRGAPCSAETYEVRLRGGKVTAVSDTPGAGAVAAGTQVLVGREAGARRLRELAVGDRVTVTHRLVPSGADTGSAFRFAVGGFPVLRGGKPLAGMDAVAAAVRSAAGVADGGRRLLLLALDGGAAFRSGLTVVELAGLLGDLGASDGVNLDGGGSSTLVARTGGATAVRVLNHPSGGAERPVPNGIGVFVRP, translated from the coding sequence CTGGGGTGTGCGGTGACGGGGGCGGGGCTCGCCACTCCGCCGGCGGCCGGCGCGGCGACCGGTCCGGCGCGAGCCGGCGCGTCCCCGCTGCCGGGGGCCGCGCCGGGAGCGCGGGCCATCGCGGAGGGCGTGGCGTACCGGGTGCTGGACGTGCCCTCGCCGCGCGGCACCGCCCGCGTCCACCTGGTGTCGGTGGACCTGGGGGTGGCCCGGGTGTCGGCGGGGCTGCTGTACCCGGGCGTGGTGGCGTCGCGGGCGCGGCTGTCCGCGCTGGCGGACGGGGCGGGCGCGGTGGCCGGGCTGAACGGCGACTTCTTCAACCTCTCCGAGAGCCAGCATCCGGGGGTGACCCCGACGGGCGCGCCGGTCGGCCCCGCGGTGGCCGGCGGGGTGGCGCTCAAGGGGGCGGTGCCGCGCGGGCAGCGGTTCGGCCCGGCGCTTCCGCCGGGGACGAACACCCGCATGGTGCTGGGCGTCGACGCCCGGGGGCTGGCCAGGGTCGGCGAGCTGGCGTTGGCGGGGGAGGTGCGCACGCCGTCCGGGGTGCTGCCGCTCGGCGGGCTGAACCAGTACGCGCTGCCGGTCGGTTCGGTCGGGGTGTTCACCCGGCACTGGGGCGCGGTGTCCCGGCTGCGCGCCACCTGCGGCACGGACACCGACCGCGGCGCGCCGTGCAGCGCCGAGACGTACGAGGTGCGGTTGCGCGGCGGCAAGGTCACGGCGGTGTCCGACACTCCGGGTGCGGGCGCGGTCGCGGCGGGCACGCAGGTGCTGGTCGGGCGGGAGGCGGGCGCGCGGCGGCTGCGGGAGCTGGCGGTGGGCGACCGGGTGACGGTGACGCACCGGCTGGTGCCCTCGGGCGCGGACACCGGGTCCGCCTTCCGGTTCGCGGTGGGCGGGTTCCCGGTGCTGCGCGGCGGGAAGCCGCTGGCCGGGATGGACGCGGTGGCGGCCGCGGTGCGCTCGGCGGCGGGCGTCGCGGACGGCGGGCGGCGGCTGCTGCTCCTCGCGCTGGACGGCGGCGCGGCGTTCCGCTCGGGGCTGACGGTGGTGGAACTGGCGGGGCTGCTGGGCGACCTGGGCGCGTCGGACGGCGTCAACCTGGACGGTGGGGGGTCGTCCACGCTGGTGGCCCGGACCGGCGGGGCCACCGCGGTGCGGGTGCTGAACCACCCCAGCGGGGGCGCCGAGCGGCCGGTGCCGAACGGGATCGGGGTGTTCGTCAGACCATGA